The proteins below are encoded in one region of Dasypus novemcinctus isolate mDasNov1 chromosome 13, mDasNov1.1.hap2, whole genome shotgun sequence:
- the SF3B4 gene encoding splicing factor 3B subunit 4 — protein MAAGPISERNQDATVYVGGLDEKVSEPLLWELFLQAGPVVNTHMPKDRVTGQHQGYGFVEFLSEEDADYAIKIMNMIKLYGKPIRVNKASAHNKNLDVGANIFIGNLDPEIDEKLLYDTFSAFGVILQTPKIMRDPDTGNSKGYAFINFASFDASDAAIEAMNGQYLCNRPITVSYAFKKDSKGERHGSAAERLLAAQNPLSQADRPHQLFADAPPPPSAPNPVVSSLGSGLPPPGMPPPGSFPPPVPPPGALPPGIPPAMPPPPMPPGAGGHGPPSAGTPGAGHPGHGHSHPHPFPPGGMPHPGMSQMQLAHHGPHGLGHPHAGPPGSGGQPPPRPPPGMPHPGPPPMGMPPRGPPFGSPMGHPGPMPPHGMRGPPPLMPPHGYTGPPRPPPYGYQRGPLPPPRPTPRPPVPPRGPLRGPLPQ, from the exons ATGGCGGCTGGGCCGATCTCTGAGCGGAACCAGG ATGCCACTGTGTACGTGGGGGGCCTGGATGAGAAGGTTAGCGAGCCATTGCTGTGGGAGCTGTTTCTCCAGGCAGGGCCAGTGGTCAACACCCATATGCCAAAGGATAGAGTCACTGGCCAGCACCAAG GCTATGGTTTTGTGGAATTCTTGAGTGAGGAAGATGCTGACTATGCCATTAAGATCATGAACATGATTAAACTCTATGGGAAGCCAATACGGGTGAAcaaggcatcagctcacaacaaAAATCTGGATGTTGGGGCCAACATTTTCATTGGGAACCTGGACCCAGAGATTGATGAGAAGCTGCTTTATGATACTTTCAGCGCCTTTGGGGTTATTTTACAAACCCCCAAGATTATGCGGGACCCTGACACTGGCAACTCCAAGGGTTATGCCTTTATTAATTTTGCCTCGTTTGATGCTTCGGATGCAGCGATTGAGGCCATGAATGGGCAGTACCTCTGTAACCGCCCTATCACTGTGTCCTATGCCTTCAAGAAGGACTCTAAGGGTGAGCGCCATGGCTCAGCAGCTGAACGACTTCTGGCAGCCCAGAACCCACTCTCCCAGGCTGACCGCCCTCACCAGCTCTTTGCAGATGCACCCCCTCCACCCTCTGCCCCCAATCCTGTGGTATCATCATTGGGGTCTGGGCTTCCTCCACCAg GCATGCCTCCCCCTGGCTCCTTCCCGCCCCCAGTACCACCTCCTGGAGCCCTTCCACCTGGGATACCCCCAGCCATGCCCCCACCACCTATGCCTCCAGGAGCTGGAGGACATGGCCCCCCATCAGCAGGAACCCCAGGGGCTGGACATCCTGGACATGGACACTCACATCCCCATCCATTCCCACCAGGTGGGATGCCCCACCCAG GGATGTCTCAGATGCAGCTGGCTCACCATGGCCCCCATGGCTTAGGACACCCCCATGCTGGGCCCCCAGGCTCTGGGGGACAACCACCACCCCGACCACCACCTGGAATGCCTCATCCTGGACCCCCGCCAATGGGCATGCCCCCCCGAGGGCCTCCATTCGGATCTCCCATGG gTCACCCAGGTCCCATGCCCCCACATGGTATGCGTGGACCTCCTCCACTGATGCCCCCTCATGGATACACTGGCCCTCCACGGCCTCCACCATATGGCTACCAGCGGggccccctccctccacccagacCCACTCCCCGGCCTCCAGTTCCCCCTCGGGGCCCACTTCGGGGCCCTCTTCCTCAGTAA
- the MTMR11 gene encoding myotubularin-related protein 11 isoform X1, producing the protein MWWGGRGQSFNITPQKAEPEMGLSRPKSVQRSRMPEPRSRQLGSCLASGCLPGEQILAWAPGVRKGLEPELPGTLICTNLRVIFQPCGWQRSQDTPLSSEYDFALVNIERLEAVSGLSRVQLLRPGSLLKFIPEEILIHGRDFRLLRVGFEAGGLEPQAFQVTMAIVQSRTQSSQAQQYLGIALSKTGQGSDPRKPPIPLLETSEDWEAERKKQGARGWRVSTINERFDVATSLPRYFWVPNRTLDSEVRRAFGHFHQGRGPRLSWHHPGGSDLLRCGGFYTASDPNKEDIRAVESMLQAGHSDVVLVDTMDELPSLADVHIAHLRLRTLCLPDASVAEDKWLSALEGTRWLDYVRSCLRKASDISVLVTSRVRSVVLQERGDRDLNGLLSSLVQLLSAPEARTLLGFQSLVQREWVAAGHPFLTRLGGTGASEEAPVFLLFLDCVWQLLQQFPAEFEFSEFFLLALHDSVRVPDTLTFLRDTPRERGKQNGQFNSYTQVYTPGYTESPAGNSINSQLSVWDWDLRYSNEQILQFHNPGYDPEHCPGSWLPRQQSCFMVPGPPSSIWLFSRGALAPLNQLCPWRDSPSLLAVSSRWLPRPAISSESLADQEWGLPSHWGACPLPPGLLLPGLLGPQIRLWRSCYLRGRPEIQIGLSASTICGLQDELAHLQELLRKWTARISPEDHSKKKEPNSIIS; encoded by the exons ATGTGGTGGGGGGGCCGGGGCCAGAGTTTCAACATCACCCCTCAGAAGGCGGAGCCAGAGATGGGG CTCTCCCGGCCAAAATCTGTCCAGAGGAGCAGGATGCCAGAGCCCAGGAGTCGTCAGCTTGGCAGTTGTTTGGCCTCTGGATGCCTCCCAG GGGAGCAGATCCTAGCATGGGCCCCAGGGGTAAGAAAGGGGCTGGAACCTGAATTGCCTGGGACCCTGATCTGCACTAACTTGAGGGTCATCTTCCAGCCCTGTGGATGGCAACGGAGTCAG GACACTCCCCTAAGCAGCGAGTACGATTTTGCCCTGGTCAACATTGAGCGATTAGAAGCTG TGAGTGGCCTGTCCCGAGTCCAGCTCCTCCGTCCAGGGTCCCTGCTTAAATTTATACCTGAGGAGATTCTGATTCATGGCCGAGACTTTCGGCTGCTCAGAGTTGGTTTTGAGGCTGGAGGACTAGAGCCTCAGGCCTTTCAG GTGACCATGGCCATTGTCCAGAGCAGAACTCAGAGCAGTCAAGCCCAACAGTATTTGGGGATAGCCCTGAGCAAGACTG GCCAGGGTTCTGACCCCAGAAAACCACCTATTCCCCTCTTGGAGACTTCAGAAGACTGGGAGGCTGAGAGGAAGAAGCAGGGGGCCAGAGGTTGGAGGGTCAGCACCATCAATGAGAGATTCGATGTAGCCACAAG CCTCCCCCGTTACTTCTGGGTACCTAACCGAACTTTGGACAGTGAGGTCAGGAGAGCATTTGGCCACTTCCATCAGGGCCGTGGACCG CGCCTATCCTGGCATCACCCTGGGGGCAGTGATCTTCTCCGATGTGGTGGCTTCTATACAGCCAGTGACCCTAACAAGGAGGATATCAG AGCAGTGGAGTCGATGCTCCAGGCTGGGCATTCTGATGTTGTTCTGGTAGACACTATGGACGAGCTGCCCAGTCTTGCAGATGTCCACATTGCCCACTTGAGGCTGAGGACCCTCTGCTTGCCTG ATGCATCTGTAGCTGAAGATAAATGGCTCTCAGCCCTGGAAGGAACACGGTGGTTGGACTACGTCAG GTCTTGTCTCCGAAAGGCCAGTGACATCTCAGTCTTAGTGACCTCCAGGGTTCGCTCTGTAGTACTTCAAG AGCGCGGTGATCGTGATCTCAATGGCCTCCTCTCTTCACTCGTCCAGCTGCTCTCAGCCCCTGAAGCCCGAACTCTGCTTGGCTTCCAATCACTAGTGCAGCGAGAATGGGTGGCAGCTGGACACCCCTTCCTGACACGGCTTGGGGGAACTGGGGCCAGTGAGGAG GCCCCAGTGTTTCTCCTCTTCCTTGATTGTGTCTGGCAGCTCCTACAGCAGTTTCCAGCCGAGTTTGAATTCTCTGAGTTTTTCCTTCTTGCTCTTCATGACAGTGTCAGGGTTCCTGACACCCTGACTTTCCTGAGAGATACACCCCGGGAGCGTGGAAAGCAGAATGGACAG TTCAACTCCTACACACAAGTATACACCCCAGGGTACACCGAGTCCCCAGCTGGGAACTCTATTAACTCGCAGCTGTCTGTCTGGGACTGGGATTTACGCTACAGCAATGAACAGATACTGCAATTCCATAATCCTGGCTATGACCCAGAGCACTGCCCAGGTTCCTGGCTCCCTAGGCAGCAG TCATGCTTCATGGTTCCTGGACCACCCAGTTCTATATGGCTCTTCTCTAGAGGGGCCCTAGCCCCCCTGAATCAGCTCTGTCCTTGGCGGGACAGCCCTTCCCTGCTGGCAGTCTCTTCTCGTTGGCTCCCTCGACCTGCTATCTCCTCTGAAAGCCTGGCTGACCAGGAGTGGGGGCTCCCCTCACATTGGGGGGCCTGCCCTTTGCCCCCGGGGCTGCTGTTGCCTGGACTTCTGGGACCTCAGATCAGGCTGTGGAGAAGCTGCTACCTGAGGGGAAGGCCTGAGATCCAG ATAGGCCTTTCAGCTTCCACAATCTGTGGCCTCCAGGATGAGCTAGCCCATCTTCAGGAGCTATTAAGGAAGTGGACAGCAAGAATATCTCCTGAGGATCACTCcaagaaaaaagaaccaaattCCATTATCTCCTAA
- the MTMR11 gene encoding myotubularin-related protein 11 isoform X2, translated as MWWGGRGQSFNITPQKAEPEMGLSRPKSVQRSRMPEPRSRQLGSCLASGCLPGEQILAWAPGVRKGLEPELPGTLICTNLRVIFQPCGWQRSQDTPLSSEYDFALVNIERLEAVSGLSRVQLLRPGSLLKFIPEEILIHGRDFRLLRVGFEAGGLEPQAFQVTMAIVQSRTQSSQAQQYLGIALSKTGQGSDPRKPPIPLLETSEDWEAERKKQGARGWRVSTINERFDVATSLPRYFWVPNRTLDSEVRRAFGHFHQGRGPRLSWHHPGGSDLLRCGGFYTASDPNKEDIRAVESMLQAGHSDVVLVDTMDELPSLADVHIAHLRLRTLCLPDASVAEDKWLSALEGTRWLDYVRSCLRKASDISVLVTSRVRSVVLQERGDRDLNGLLSSLVQLLSAPEARTLLGFQSLVQREWVAAGHPFLTRLGGTGASEEAPVFLLFLDCVWQLLQQFPAEFEFSEFFLLALHDSVRVPDTLTFLRDTPRERGKQNGQFNSYTQVYTPGYTESPAGNSINSQLSVWDWDLRYSNEQILQFHNPGYDPEHCPGSWLPRQQIGLSASTICGLQDELAHLQELLRKWTARISPEDHSKKKEPNSIIS; from the exons ATGTGGTGGGGGGGCCGGGGCCAGAGTTTCAACATCACCCCTCAGAAGGCGGAGCCAGAGATGGGG CTCTCCCGGCCAAAATCTGTCCAGAGGAGCAGGATGCCAGAGCCCAGGAGTCGTCAGCTTGGCAGTTGTTTGGCCTCTGGATGCCTCCCAG GGGAGCAGATCCTAGCATGGGCCCCAGGGGTAAGAAAGGGGCTGGAACCTGAATTGCCTGGGACCCTGATCTGCACTAACTTGAGGGTCATCTTCCAGCCCTGTGGATGGCAACGGAGTCAG GACACTCCCCTAAGCAGCGAGTACGATTTTGCCCTGGTCAACATTGAGCGATTAGAAGCTG TGAGTGGCCTGTCCCGAGTCCAGCTCCTCCGTCCAGGGTCCCTGCTTAAATTTATACCTGAGGAGATTCTGATTCATGGCCGAGACTTTCGGCTGCTCAGAGTTGGTTTTGAGGCTGGAGGACTAGAGCCTCAGGCCTTTCAG GTGACCATGGCCATTGTCCAGAGCAGAACTCAGAGCAGTCAAGCCCAACAGTATTTGGGGATAGCCCTGAGCAAGACTG GCCAGGGTTCTGACCCCAGAAAACCACCTATTCCCCTCTTGGAGACTTCAGAAGACTGGGAGGCTGAGAGGAAGAAGCAGGGGGCCAGAGGTTGGAGGGTCAGCACCATCAATGAGAGATTCGATGTAGCCACAAG CCTCCCCCGTTACTTCTGGGTACCTAACCGAACTTTGGACAGTGAGGTCAGGAGAGCATTTGGCCACTTCCATCAGGGCCGTGGACCG CGCCTATCCTGGCATCACCCTGGGGGCAGTGATCTTCTCCGATGTGGTGGCTTCTATACAGCCAGTGACCCTAACAAGGAGGATATCAG AGCAGTGGAGTCGATGCTCCAGGCTGGGCATTCTGATGTTGTTCTGGTAGACACTATGGACGAGCTGCCCAGTCTTGCAGATGTCCACATTGCCCACTTGAGGCTGAGGACCCTCTGCTTGCCTG ATGCATCTGTAGCTGAAGATAAATGGCTCTCAGCCCTGGAAGGAACACGGTGGTTGGACTACGTCAG GTCTTGTCTCCGAAAGGCCAGTGACATCTCAGTCTTAGTGACCTCCAGGGTTCGCTCTGTAGTACTTCAAG AGCGCGGTGATCGTGATCTCAATGGCCTCCTCTCTTCACTCGTCCAGCTGCTCTCAGCCCCTGAAGCCCGAACTCTGCTTGGCTTCCAATCACTAGTGCAGCGAGAATGGGTGGCAGCTGGACACCCCTTCCTGACACGGCTTGGGGGAACTGGGGCCAGTGAGGAG GCCCCAGTGTTTCTCCTCTTCCTTGATTGTGTCTGGCAGCTCCTACAGCAGTTTCCAGCCGAGTTTGAATTCTCTGAGTTTTTCCTTCTTGCTCTTCATGACAGTGTCAGGGTTCCTGACACCCTGACTTTCCTGAGAGATACACCCCGGGAGCGTGGAAAGCAGAATGGACAG TTCAACTCCTACACACAAGTATACACCCCAGGGTACACCGAGTCCCCAGCTGGGAACTCTATTAACTCGCAGCTGTCTGTCTGGGACTGGGATTTACGCTACAGCAATGAACAGATACTGCAATTCCATAATCCTGGCTATGACCCAGAGCACTGCCCAGGTTCCTGGCTCCCTAGGCAGCAG ATAGGCCTTTCAGCTTCCACAATCTGTGGCCTCCAGGATGAGCTAGCCCATCTTCAGGAGCTATTAAGGAAGTGGACAGCAAGAATATCTCCTGAGGATCACTCcaagaaaaaagaaccaaattCCATTATCTCCTAA